From the genome of Pseudomonas yamanorum, one region includes:
- a CDS encoding glycosyltransferase, whose amino-acid sequence MNQPATKVLVIGYVWPEPRSSAAGGHMMQILESFLAQGWDITFSSPATSGEHKADLPALGVRECAIELNNSSFDEFIQQLAPDIVLFDRFMMEEQFGWRVEKCCPNALRVLESSDLQSLRDARHQRLKDFLKTQPEADDFSPLFSQDLAAEFTYMADTDLAKREIAAIYRCDISLMISDVEIQLLTEHFNVPAALLHWCPLMVIPPTEDFAPFEDRAHFLSIGNFRHAPNWDAVLWMKNSVWPLIRKQLPGVQLHVYGAYTPPKATALHNPAQGFHVMNWAEDALQVMTAARICLAPLRFGAGIKGKLADAMLCGTPSVTTPVGAEAMGEPWPGVVEHSASALAAQAVALYQDQERWAQAQEDGRQLLARRYAQDLHGPALVARLEQCRSELAEHRRNNFTGSMLRHHLHKSTQYMAQWIEAKNRSL is encoded by the coding sequence ATGAATCAGCCCGCCACCAAAGTCCTGGTCATTGGTTACGTCTGGCCAGAGCCCCGCTCCTCGGCAGCCGGCGGGCACATGATGCAGATTCTCGAGAGTTTCCTGGCCCAGGGTTGGGACATTACCTTCAGCAGCCCCGCCACCTCGGGTGAGCACAAGGCCGACTTGCCCGCCCTGGGCGTTCGCGAATGTGCGATCGAGCTGAATAACAGCAGTTTCGACGAATTCATTCAGCAACTTGCCCCGGATATCGTGCTGTTCGACCGTTTCATGATGGAAGAACAGTTCGGCTGGCGCGTAGAGAAATGCTGCCCGAATGCGCTCCGCGTACTCGAAAGCTCCGACCTGCAAAGCCTGCGGGATGCCCGGCACCAGCGCCTCAAGGACTTCCTGAAGACGCAACCCGAGGCTGACGACTTCAGCCCTTTGTTCAGCCAGGACCTGGCCGCCGAATTCACTTACATGGCCGATACCGACCTGGCCAAGCGCGAGATCGCCGCGATCTACCGCTGCGACATCAGCCTGATGATCTCCGATGTGGAAATCCAGTTGCTGACCGAACACTTCAACGTGCCCGCCGCCCTGCTCCACTGGTGCCCGCTGATGGTGATACCGCCCACCGAGGACTTCGCGCCGTTTGAAGACCGCGCGCACTTCCTGAGCATCGGCAACTTTCGCCATGCGCCGAACTGGGATGCGGTGTTGTGGATGAAGAACAGCGTGTGGCCGCTGATCCGCAAGCAACTGCCGGGTGTTCAACTCCACGTGTATGGCGCCTACACGCCGCCCAAGGCCACTGCCCTGCACAACCCGGCCCAAGGCTTCCATGTGATGAACTGGGCCGAAGACGCGTTGCAGGTCATGACTGCCGCGCGCATCTGCCTCGCGCCTCTGCGGTTTGGTGCCGGGATCAAGGGCAAGCTGGCCGACGCGATGCTCTGTGGCACACCGAGCGTCACCACACCAGTGGGTGCCGAAGCCATGGGTGAACCGTGGCCCGGCGTGGTCGAGCACAGCGCCAGTGCGCTGGCGGCGCAAGCGGTTGCGTTGTATCAGGACCAGGAGCGCTGGGCCCAGGCCCAGGAAGACGGTAGGCAATTACTCGCCCGCCGGTACGCTCAGGATCTTCACGGCCCGGCCCTGGTGGCGCGCCTGGAGCAGTGCCGCAGCGAGCTGGCCGAGCACCGCCGCAACAACTTCACCGGCAGCATGCTGCGCCATCACCTGCACAAAAGTACCCAATACATGGCGCAGTGGATCGAGGCGAAAAACCGCAGCCTGTAA
- a CDS encoding nucleoside hydrolase, with amino-acid sequence MQGFIKRCALLVAVGLCAGTAQAAEKVIFDTDFNVLNDDGQAFIMLAQLHGQKRIDLLGMTLVSGNAWVDQEQVDALKAVERMGVEKEIGVYSGAAYPLLHDYTTYEAEKALFGSGWPGAFKNPRPTSASQLVTPPDGLATHTQLRKETAVQFIVDSVRANPHEVTILAVGPLTNIALAIRSAPDIVPLIKRIVYMGGALEIPGNTTPAAEFNWWFDPEAAKIVLRSPIEHVIFPNDVCEKVTFDKSVYQRVIAHKGAIADLYKHEFGPLFDKDPAYHSFTWDSLPALFLVSPEIVTESRELWVDVDATFGADYGRALGYQKGAPVGTQKAKVVFAVDQKKFWDGYVNLVTLPTPVNISR; translated from the coding sequence ATGCAAGGTTTCATCAAGCGCTGTGCCCTGCTTGTCGCCGTCGGCCTGTGTGCCGGTACGGCGCAGGCCGCAGAAAAGGTGATCTTCGATACCGACTTCAACGTGCTCAACGATGACGGCCAGGCCTTTATCATGCTTGCCCAGCTGCATGGGCAAAAACGCATCGACCTGCTGGGCATGACCCTGGTCAGCGGCAACGCCTGGGTCGACCAGGAACAGGTGGACGCCCTCAAGGCCGTGGAGCGCATGGGCGTGGAAAAGGAAATCGGCGTCTATTCCGGCGCCGCCTACCCGCTGCTGCATGACTACACCACCTATGAGGCGGAAAAAGCCCTGTTCGGTTCCGGCTGGCCGGGCGCATTCAAGAACCCGCGTCCAACCAGCGCATCCCAACTGGTAACCCCGCCGGATGGGCTGGCCACTCACACCCAACTGCGCAAGGAAACCGCCGTCCAGTTCATCGTCGACAGCGTGCGGGCGAACCCCCACGAGGTGACGATTCTGGCGGTCGGCCCACTGACCAACATTGCCCTGGCGATTCGTTCGGCGCCGGACATCGTGCCGTTGATCAAGCGCATCGTATACATGGGCGGCGCCCTGGAAATTCCGGGCAATACTACGCCGGCGGCGGAGTTCAACTGGTGGTTCGACCCGGAGGCCGCGAAGATCGTGTTGCGCTCGCCGATCGAACACGTGATTTTCCCCAACGATGTCTGTGAGAAAGTCACCTTCGACAAGTCGGTGTACCAGCGGGTGATTGCCCACAAAGGCGCAATTGCCGACCTGTATAAACACGAGTTCGGGCCGCTGTTCGACAAGGACCCGGCCTACCACAGCTTCACCTGGGACAGCCTGCCGGCGCTGTTTCTCGTCAGCCCCGAGATCGTCACCGAATCCCGCGAACTGTGGGTGGATGTAGACGCCACCTTCGGCGCCGATTACGGTCGGGCACTGGGCTACCAGAAAGGCGCGCCGGTGGGCACGCAGAAGGCCAAGGTGGTGTTTGCCGTGGACCAGAAGAAGTTCTGGGATGGCTACGTCAACCTGGTGACGTTGCCCACGCCGGTCAACATCTCCCGCTGA
- a CDS encoding MFS transporter yields MPIANAAPATTVADPVNTLYHKITWKLIPFLCFCYLAAYLDRINIGFAKLQMLDQLHFSETAFGLGAGLFFVGYILFEVPSNLILEKVGAKIWIARIMITWGLLSACTMLVTSTTQFYILRFLLGAAEAGFLPGVLYYLTTWFPTHRRGRIIALFMIGLPLSSVIGGPLSGWIMGHFDNMGGLRGWQWLFLIEAVPSVLLGVWTFWALPNTYQQAKWLSPEEKTLLESELRKDDADGADSKHSFRDGFFNLKVWMLGGIDFSILLSAYAMGFWMPTFIRNAGITDTFHIGILTALPSVAALLGMLLIGASSDKHRERRWHIIVPFFIGAAAMATSTFFTHNVVATVALFAIASAAIIGAVPVFFSLPATFLKGTAAATGFALACSLANIAGLVSNSLMGVAIDVTGSSAGALWFFAGCLILSSFLVIALPAKLVNR; encoded by the coding sequence ATGCCCATTGCGAATGCAGCGCCCGCGACTACGGTCGCCGATCCGGTCAACACGCTCTACCACAAGATCACCTGGAAGCTGATTCCGTTCCTGTGTTTCTGCTACCTGGCAGCCTACCTGGACCGCATCAATATCGGCTTTGCCAAACTGCAGATGCTCGACCAGTTGCACTTCAGCGAAACCGCGTTCGGCCTCGGCGCCGGGCTGTTTTTTGTCGGCTATATCCTCTTCGAAGTCCCGAGCAATCTGATCCTGGAAAAGGTCGGTGCGAAGATCTGGATCGCCCGCATCATGATCACCTGGGGCCTGCTTTCGGCCTGCACCATGCTGGTCACCTCCACCACCCAGTTCTACATCCTGCGGTTCCTGCTGGGCGCCGCCGAAGCCGGGTTCCTGCCGGGCGTGCTGTATTACCTGACCACCTGGTTTCCCACCCATCGCCGGGGGCGGATCATCGCCCTGTTCATGATCGGCCTGCCGTTGTCCAGCGTGATCGGCGGTCCGTTGTCCGGCTGGATCATGGGCCACTTCGACAACATGGGTGGCCTGCGCGGCTGGCAGTGGCTGTTCCTGATCGAAGCGGTGCCCAGCGTATTGCTCGGTGTGTGGACCTTCTGGGCCCTGCCCAATACCTATCAGCAAGCAAAGTGGTTGTCGCCGGAAGAAAAGACCCTGCTGGAAAGCGAACTGCGCAAGGATGACGCCGACGGTGCCGACAGCAAGCACAGCTTCCGCGACGGGTTCTTCAACCTCAAGGTATGGATGCTCGGCGGTATCGACTTCTCGATCCTGCTCAGCGCCTACGCCATGGGCTTCTGGATGCCGACGTTCATCCGCAACGCGGGCATCACCGACACCTTCCACATCGGCATCCTCACCGCGTTGCCCAGCGTGGCCGCACTGCTGGGCATGCTGCTGATCGGCGCCAGCTCCGACAAACACCGCGAACGCCGGTGGCACATCATCGTGCCGTTTTTCATCGGCGCGGCGGCGATGGCCACCAGCACCTTCTTCACCCATAACGTGGTCGCCACCGTAGCCCTGTTTGCGATTGCCTCCGCGGCAATCATCGGTGCGGTGCCGGTGTTTTTCAGCCTGCCGGCGACCTTTCTCAAGGGCACCGCCGCCGCCACCGGGTTTGCCCTGGCCTGCTCGCTGGCAAACATCGCGGGCCTGGTGAGCAATTCGTTGATGGGCGTGGCGATCGACGTCACCGGCAGCAGTGCCGGGGCTTTATGGTTTTTCGCCGGCTGCCTGATTCTCAGCAGCTTCCTGGTCATCGCGTTGCCGGCGAAACTGGTAAACCGTTAA
- a CDS encoding N-carbamoylsarcosine amidohydrolase has protein sequence MTEQSADANYQGVWGNRIGFGKKSALLMIDFMQGYTTEGAPLFAPEVRIAVAESVELLACARRHGISVVHTNIRYHPGHFADGGIWVKKAPVMKDMVEGNPLAAFCTEVLPLANEVVITKQYASAFFGSSLAPMLHAQGIDTVVLAGCSTSGCIRATAVDAVQHGFRTIVVRECVGDRHPAPHEANLFDIDSKYGDVVSKQEAMNKFKEQ, from the coding sequence ATGACCGAACAATCCGCCGATGCCAACTACCAGGGCGTCTGGGGCAACCGAATCGGCTTCGGCAAAAAATCCGCCCTGCTGATGATCGACTTCATGCAAGGCTATACCACCGAAGGCGCGCCACTGTTTGCCCCCGAAGTGCGCATCGCCGTGGCCGAAAGCGTTGAGCTGCTGGCCTGCGCCAGGCGTCACGGAATCAGCGTGGTGCACACCAATATCCGCTACCATCCCGGCCATTTCGCCGACGGCGGTATCTGGGTCAAAAAGGCCCCGGTGATGAAAGACATGGTGGAGGGCAATCCCCTCGCCGCCTTTTGCACCGAGGTCTTGCCCCTGGCCAATGAAGTGGTGATCACCAAACAATACGCCAGTGCGTTTTTCGGCAGCAGCCTGGCCCCGATGCTGCACGCCCAGGGCATCGACACCGTGGTGCTCGCCGGCTGCTCCACCAGCGGCTGCATCCGGGCCACGGCGGTGGATGCGGTGCAACACGGCTTTCGCACCATCGTCGTGCGCGAATGCGTCGGCGACCGTCACCCGGCGCCCCATGAAGCCAACTTGTTTGATATCGACAGCAAGTACGGCGATGTGGTGAGCAAGCAGGAGGCGATGAACAAGTTCAAGGAGCAATAA
- a CDS encoding maleate cis-trans isomerase family protein, producing the protein MLKPYRIGQIVPSSNTTMETEIPAMLNARQAIRPERFTFHSSRMRMKQVRKEELAAMDGESDRCAIELSDAKVDVLGYACLVAIMAMGLGYHRKSEQRLRKATADNDANAPVITSAGALIEGLKVMGAKRIAIVAPYMKPLTELVVNYIREEGFDVVDWRALEIPDNLEVARHDPANLPAIVAGMNLEGVDVIVLSACVQMQSLPVVAKVEAQTGLPVLTAAIATTYAMLKALDLEPIVPGAGALLSGAY; encoded by the coding sequence ATGCTCAAGCCTTACCGCATCGGCCAGATCGTGCCGAGTTCCAACACCACCATGGAGACCGAGATCCCGGCGATGCTCAACGCACGCCAGGCGATCCGCCCGGAACGTTTCACCTTTCACTCCAGCCGCATGCGCATGAAGCAAGTGCGCAAGGAAGAACTGGCGGCGATGGACGGCGAGTCCGACCGTTGCGCCATCGAGCTGTCCGACGCCAAGGTCGACGTGCTGGGCTACGCCTGCCTGGTGGCGATCATGGCCATGGGGCTCGGTTACCACCGCAAATCCGAGCAACGCCTGCGCAAGGCCACTGCCGACAACGACGCCAACGCCCCGGTGATCACCAGTGCCGGCGCCTTGATCGAAGGCCTGAAAGTGATGGGCGCCAAGCGCATCGCCATCGTCGCACCGTACATGAAACCCCTCACCGAATTGGTGGTGAACTACATCCGCGAAGAAGGCTTTGACGTGGTGGACTGGCGCGCCCTGGAAATCCCCGACAACCTCGAAGTGGCCCGCCATGACCCGGCCAACCTGCCGGCCATCGTCGCCGGGATGAACCTGGAAGGCGTCGACGTGATCGTGCTGTCGGCCTGCGTACAAATGCAGTCGCTGCCGGTAGTGGCCAAGGTCGAAGCGCAAACCGGCCTGCCGGTACTCACCGCCGCCATCGCCACCACCTACGCCATGCTCAAGGCCCTGGACCTGGAACCCATCGTCCCCGGCGCCGGCGCCCTGCTCTCCGGCGCCTACTAA
- a CDS encoding alpha/beta fold hydrolase, whose translation MTSFLYGGNVQANGIRQHYLRYGGKGPALILIPGITSPAITWGFVAERLGLHFDTYVLDVRGRGLSSTGPELDYSADTCADDIGAFADALKLDSYHLVGHSMGARFAVRSAVRHPRGVNRVVLIDPPVSGPGRREYPSKLPWYVDSIRQSLVGMDAEAMRAFCATWTEEQLQLRAEWLHTCYEPAIVRAFNDFHTVDFHQDLPHLEAPALLIVAGRGGVIQPEDVAEVRQLQPSLLVAHVPNAGHMIPWDDLEGFFSAFGDFLGQPLTA comes from the coding sequence GTGACCAGTTTTCTCTACGGCGGCAACGTCCAGGCCAATGGCATTCGCCAGCATTACCTGCGCTATGGCGGCAAGGGCCCGGCACTGATCCTGATTCCCGGCATCACCAGCCCGGCGATTACCTGGGGTTTTGTTGCGGAACGCCTGGGCCTGCATTTCGACACCTACGTGCTGGATGTGCGCGGTCGCGGCCTGTCATCCACCGGCCCGGAACTGGACTACAGCGCCGACACCTGCGCCGATGACATTGGTGCCTTCGCCGATGCCCTCAAGCTCGACAGCTATCACCTGGTAGGTCACTCCATGGGCGCGCGGTTTGCGGTGCGCAGTGCGGTGCGCCACCCACGAGGTGTTAACCGTGTGGTGCTGATCGACCCTCCGGTGTCCGGCCCCGGTCGCCGTGAATACCCGAGCAAACTGCCGTGGTACGTCGATTCGATCCGCCAATCGCTGGTGGGCATGGACGCTGAAGCAATGCGCGCCTTCTGCGCCACCTGGACCGAAGAACAATTGCAACTGCGCGCCGAATGGCTGCACACCTGCTACGAGCCGGCCATCGTTCGCGCCTTCAACGACTTCCACACCGTCGACTTCCATCAGGATCTGCCGCACCTGGAGGCCCCTGCCCTGTTAATTGTTGCCGGACGCGGCGGTGTTATTCAGCCCGAAGATGTCGCGGAAGTCCGGCAGTTACAGCCAAGCCTGCTGGTCGCCCATGTCCCGAATGCGGGACACATGATCCCTTGGGACGACCTTGAAGGTTTTTTCAGCGCCTTCGGCGACTTCCTCGGCCAGCCCCTGACTGCATAA
- a CDS encoding FAD-dependent monooxygenase yields MASTQKIAIVGAGLGGAAAATLLQQAGFDVNIYEQAPEFSRLGAGIHMGPNIMKIFRRMGIEKQLDLMGSHPEHWFSRDGETGDYLSRIPLTGYGASYITVHRGDLHALQMSTLKPGTLHFNKRLETLEETDTQVRLTFADGEVTYADIVIGADGINSRIREELLGAEKPLYSGWVAHRALIRGDQLAKYDLKFEDCIKWWTEDRHMMVYYTTGRRDEYYYVTGVPHPEWDFQGAFVDSSREEMFDAFKGYHPTVQALIESTESVTKWPLRNRNPLPLWSRGRLVLLGDACHPMKPHMAQGAGMAIEDAAMLTRCLQETGISDYRTAFELYEANRKERASRVQAVSNANTWLRSQEDPDWVYGYDLYAQQLKSGVAA; encoded by the coding sequence ATGGCAAGCACACAAAAAATCGCAATCGTCGGCGCCGGCCTTGGCGGTGCCGCCGCTGCCACGCTGCTGCAACAGGCAGGGTTCGACGTGAACATCTACGAACAGGCGCCAGAATTTTCGCGCCTGGGTGCCGGGATCCACATGGGCCCCAACATCATGAAAATCTTCCGGCGCATGGGCATTGAAAAGCAGCTGGACCTGATGGGCTCGCACCCCGAGCACTGGTTCAGCCGCGACGGTGAAACCGGTGATTACCTGTCCCGCATTCCCCTGACCGGCTACGGCGCGTCCTACATCACCGTGCACCGCGGCGACCTGCACGCGCTGCAGATGTCCACCCTCAAGCCCGGCACCCTGCACTTCAACAAGCGCCTGGAAACCCTCGAAGAAACCGACACCCAGGTGCGCCTGACCTTCGCCGACGGCGAGGTGACCTACGCCGACATCGTGATCGGTGCCGACGGCATCAACTCGCGTATTCGCGAAGAACTGCTGGGCGCGGAAAAACCGCTGTACAGCGGCTGGGTCGCCCACCGTGCGCTGATCCGTGGCGATCAGTTGGCCAAGTACGACCTGAAGTTCGAAGACTGCATCAAGTGGTGGACCGAGGACCGGCACATGATGGTCTACTACACCACCGGCAGGCGCGACGAGTACTACTACGTCACCGGCGTGCCGCACCCGGAATGGGACTTCCAAGGCGCCTTCGTCGACAGCAGTCGCGAAGAGATGTTCGACGCCTTCAAGGGCTACCACCCCACCGTCCAGGCCCTGATCGAATCCACCGAAAGCGTGACCAAATGGCCGTTGCGCAACCGCAACCCGCTGCCGCTGTGGAGCCGCGGCCGTCTGGTATTGCTGGGGGACGCCTGCCACCCGATGAAACCGCACATGGCCCAGGGCGCCGGCATGGCCATCGAAGACGCGGCGATGCTCACCCGCTGCCTGCAGGAAACCGGCATCAGCGACTACCGCACCGCCTTCGAACTGTATGAAGCCAACCGCAAGGAACGGGCTTCCCGGGTACAAGCCGTGTCCAACGCCAACACCTGGCTGCGCAGCCAGGAAGATCCTGACTGGGTCTACGGCTATGACCTCTACGCCCAGCAGCTGAAATCGGGGGTGGCCGCGTGA